From the genome of Adhaeribacter pallidiroseus:
GTAATGATCTGGGTAAAGAGTAAGCTGTATATAAGTTGCAATAGAAAGCAATGCAAGTTTTTTTGCCTATCTATACTGGAAGTAAAACGAACAATGTCCGTGGAAGAATCTATTTGGGGCCGCATAGACCGGTAGGAATTAGTTTCTTCGGCAGGCTCAGGCTGATTTTCCGGAAGTTTTTTTAAATTTTTTAATAAAACTTATTCTTTCAATTACTATTAAAATTTAAATTTTCAGCCATTAACAGAGTAATGCCTAACCAAATAAAACAGATCTACTTATTATTGGGGCTGGCTACCTGCTTTTTAGAGGTAGCTGGTGCGCAACCGGTACGTGCCCCGGTTACTTCCCGCAAGCCAAACTTTGTGGTTATTTTCACCGATGACTTAGGCTACGGCGATTTAAGCTGCTACGGCAACCCGACTATTAAAACGCCTAACCTAGATAAAATGGCCGCCGAAGGCCAAAAGTGGACCAGCTTTTACGTAGCGGCCAACGTGTGTACTCCCTCGCGGGCGGCTTTGCTCACTGGCCGGCTGCCGGTAAGAAACGGCATGGAAGGCGAAAAAAGACGCGTTTTATTCCCCGATTCCGATGGCGGCTTACCTACTCAGGAAAAAACCATCCCAAAAATTTTAAAAGAAGCGGGCTACAGTACCGCCGCTATTGGTAAATGGCACTTAGGTCACTTAAAACCTTACCTGCCCACCAGCCACGGGTTTGATTCGTACTACGGCATTCCGTATAGCAACGACATGGACCGCAACCCGGCCATCAACGCAATTGAGGCCGCCATTAACCCCAAAATTGAAACCTACCAGGTACCTTTAATGCGCAATACCGAAGTAATCGAAAAACCTGCGGACCAGAATACCATCACCAAACGCTACACCCAGGAGGCGGTGAAGTTTATTTCGGCTAACAAACAAAAGCCTTTCTTTCTGTATCTAGCGCATTCGCTCCCGCACATTCCGCTTTTTGCTTCGCCGGAATTTAGAGGCAAAAGCGACCGCGGCTTGTACGGCGATGTAATCGAGGAAATTGACTGGAGTGTGGGCCAGGTTTTAGCGGTCTTAAAAAAAGAAGGCTTGGATAAAAATACTTACGTTTTGTTTACTTCGGATAACGGCCCTTGGGCTTTGTACAAAGAACAAGGCGGCAGCGCCGGCACTTTGTACGGCAACAAAGGCACCAGCTACGAAGGCGGCGTACGGGTACCCGCCATTTTCTGGGCGCCTGGCCGCATAAAACCAGCCATCATCACGCAAATGGGCAGCACCCTGGATTTATTACCCACTTTAAGCAAACTGGCTGGTGCCAAAGTACCCACCGATCGCACCCTCGATGGTTATGAACTGACCCCCGTGTTACGAGAAGGAAAAGCCAGTCCGCGGAAAGAAATGTTTTATTACCACGGTTCTAAACTCTTTGCCGTCCGGAAAGGCGACTACAAGCTGTATTTTTTTAAAAATAACCCTATTGGCTATCCCGAACAAATTGAAAAATTAGCTACCTACCAGTTATTTAACTTACAACACGACCCTTCCGAAAAATACGACGTAGCGGCTAATCACCCGGACATTATGAAGGATCTGGAAGCTTTGGCGCAAAAGCACCAGGCCACCGTGGAACCAGTAAAAAGTAATTTGGATAAGATTATCGTCCAAAACTAGCCTTGCTAGAAGAATGCCTGATCTTTTGCTTGCCTTTACTTTAAAAATAAAGAGCTTTCA
Proteins encoded in this window:
- a CDS encoding sulfatase family protein is translated as MPNQIKQIYLLLGLATCFLEVAGAQPVRAPVTSRKPNFVVIFTDDLGYGDLSCYGNPTIKTPNLDKMAAEGQKWTSFYVAANVCTPSRAALLTGRLPVRNGMEGEKRRVLFPDSDGGLPTQEKTIPKILKEAGYSTAAIGKWHLGHLKPYLPTSHGFDSYYGIPYSNDMDRNPAINAIEAAINPKIETYQVPLMRNTEVIEKPADQNTITKRYTQEAVKFISANKQKPFFLYLAHSLPHIPLFASPEFRGKSDRGLYGDVIEEIDWSVGQVLAVLKKEGLDKNTYVLFTSDNGPWALYKEQGGSAGTLYGNKGTSYEGGVRVPAIFWAPGRIKPAIITQMGSTLDLLPTLSKLAGAKVPTDRTLDGYELTPVLREGKASPRKEMFYYHGSKLFAVRKGDYKLYFFKNNPIGYPEQIEKLATYQLFNLQHDPSEKYDVAANHPDIMKDLEALAQKHQATVEPVKSNLDKIIVQN